The Rhinoraja longicauda isolate Sanriku21f chromosome 19, sRhiLon1.1, whole genome shotgun sequence genome includes a window with the following:
- the LOC144602977 gene encoding cephalotocin receptor 1-like, which translates to MAVGDLMVLIFEVILYEIVDGYFSYSFLNHTPVCKVILTLMFVSVDCSVWLTVAFTFDRFITICHQVWQTKYCTEKTAAVVIVVVCFLSILENVPWYFIYEPREVLGNVAWSCYVKSSFYILHVWVAFLWLETVLTPFAPFVLILMLNSLTIRHILLANRVRSGLRGKKGAENRTDPEMENRRRSIILLLAISGSFILFWAVNLICYVQVQFTDTQFLQGTYNDPFTIAELTGYMLKCMSSCTNTFIYAVSQRKFREELQNVFKWPLLLIINVVNFMKQKMFSP; encoded by the coding sequence ATGGCGGTGGGCGACCTGATGGTCCTGATATTTGAAGTAATTCTTTATGAGATAGTGGATGGTTACTTTTCATATTCCTTCCTTAATCACACTCCAGTTTGTAAAGTTATTCTGACACTGATGTTTGTTTCCGTTGACTGCTCTGTCTGGCTAACTGTGGcgttcacctttgatcggttcaTAACTATTTGTCACCAAGTGTggcaaacaaaatattgcactgaaaaAACTGCAGCCGTGGTAATAGTAGTGGTGTGCTTTCTAAGTATTTTAGAAAATGTTCCATGGTATTTTATATATGAACCCAGAGAAGTGCTTGGAAATGTAGCCTGGTCCTGCTATGTCAAATCCAGTTTCTATATTCTACATGTGTGGGTGGCGTTTTTGTGGTTGGAGACCGTCTTAACCCCATTTGCACCATTTGTTTTGATTTTGATGCTCAACTCCTTAACTATCAGACACATCCTACTGGCCAATAGAGTGCGGAGCGGTCTCCGCGGAAAGAAGGGCGCCGAGAACCGGACTGATCCCGAAATGGAGAATCGAAGGAGATCGATAATTTTGCTGCTCGCCATATCTGGAAGTTTTATATTGTTCTGGGCGGTAAATCTAATATGCTACGTACAGGTGCAATTTACCGACACTCAGTTTTTACAAGGCACTTACAACGACCCTTTCACCATTGCGGAATTAACCGGCTACATGCTGAAATGCATGAGTTCGTGCACAAACACTTTCATTTATGCAGTCTCTCAGAGGAAATTCAGGGAGGAATTGCAGAATGTGTTTAAATGGCCACTGCTTCTTATAATAAATGTAGTTAACTTCATGaaacaaaaaatgttttcaccgtaA
- the LOC144602978 gene encoding G-protein coupled estrogen receptor 1-like: protein MAVADLMVLTSDVILYEIIDAYFPHSFFNQTPVCRVILTMLFISIDCSVWLTVAFTFDRFVAICHQMLRAKYCTEKNATVAIAVVFCASIVENIPYYFIYEPRVVVNGVEWSCYVKSSFYTLPIWAAFLWLETILTPFAPYVLILLLNSLTIRHIILANRVRSGLRGNNSTAKHTDPEMENRRKSIVLLLAISGSFILLWMVNLICFICVQLTDTQFLEASYNDPFTVAELSGYMLKFLSSCTNTFIYAVSQRKFREDLKNLIEWPMVFVAKVTNYIK, encoded by the coding sequence ATGGCAGTGGCTGACCTGATGGTTCTTACATCTGATGTGATTTTATACGAGATTATTGATGCATATTTTCCACATTCTTTCTTCAATCAAACCCCTGTTTGCCGAGTTATTCTGACCATGCTGTTTATTTCCATTGACTGCTCTGTGTGGCTCACTGTGGCTTTTACTTTCGATCGATTTGTTGCCATTTGTCATCAAATGTTGagagcaaaatattgcactgaaaaGAATGCCACTGTGGCGATAGCTGTGGTGTTTTGTGCAAGCATTGTGGAAAACATTCCGTACTATTTTATATACGAACCTCGGGTAGTAGTTAATGGCGTTGAATGGTCGTGCTACGTAAAATCAAGCTTCTACACATTACCCATTTGGGCGGCATTTCTGTGGCTGGAAACGATCTTGACTCCGTTTGCGCCCTATGTGTTGATCTTACTGCTTAATTCCTTGACCATCAGGCACATTATACTGGCTAACCGAGTGAGGAGCGGACTACGTGGAAACAACAGTACTGCGAAGCACACGGACCCAGAGATGGAGAATCGCCGAAAATCCATCGTTTTGCTGCTCGCCATATCTGGCAGCTTTATTCTCTTGTGGATggttaatttgatatgtttcataTGCGTGCAATTAACTGACACGCAATTTTTGGAAGCAAGTTACAATGATCCCTTCACCGTTGCTGAGTTATCAGGGTACATGCTGAAGTTTTTGAGTTCCTGCACGAACACCTTTATTTATGCTGTATCCCAGAGAAAATTCAGAGAGGATCTGAAAAACCTGATCGAATGGCCCATGGTATTTGTTGCCAAAGTAACCAACTACATTAAATGA